A region from the Vicia villosa cultivar HV-30 ecotype Madison, WI linkage group LG3, Vvil1.0, whole genome shotgun sequence genome encodes:
- the LOC131661834 gene encoding probable serine/threonine-protein kinase PBL7 has protein sequence MIWELGFSCLGSNRSTSRKNLTHEQTNENDHKTTTLEHNKAWLLAESGGCGPELNNADPQSVHSSFRFSFYSQVELESLNLSSSTAATVLMVNLDNGVTESRAKELKLRRVESLEKTISPVAHSLIRFSFAEIVSATRNFSKGRVLGRGALSCVFRGRVGFLRTAVAIKQLDKEDKESAKAFCRELMIASSLHSSNVVPLVGFCIDSEEGLFLVYKYVSGGSLERHLHGRKKGGKGSSTLPWSVRYKVAIGIAEAIAYLHNGTERCVVHRDIKPSNILLSSKKTPKLCDFGLATWTSAPSVPFLCKTVKGTFGYLAPEYFQHGKVSDKTDVYAFGVVLLELITGRKPIEMKRSPGEENLVLWAKPYLQKGKGAIEELLDPQLKCNLRYSNQIGRMIDAAAVCVTSEESRRPGIREIIAILKGEEEPVFSKRRKSSFLGNGCVMDCYSQLQQSNSEIKSHLALAMLGVSEFEDDDYLYVC, from the exons ATGATCTGGGAGTTGGGTTTTTCATGTCTAGGTAGTAACCGTTCAACTTCAAGGAAGAACTTGACTCATGAACAAACCAACGAAAATGATCACAAAACGACAACTTTGGAGCACAACAAGGCATGGTTGTTGGCCGAGTCTGGTGGGTGTGGACCAGAGTTGAACAATGCTGACCCTCAATCTGTTCACTCTTCTTTTAGGTTCAGTTTTTATTCTCAGGTGGAGCTGGAGTCTTTGAACTTGAGTTCTTCTACTGCTGCTACTGTTTTGATGGTGAATTTGGATAATGGGGTTACGGAATCTCGTGCTAAGGAGTTGAAGTTGAGGAGAGTTGAGTCTTTGGAGAAGACTATTTCTCCTGTTGCTCACTCTTTGATTAGGTTTAGTTTTGCTGAAATTGTTTCTGCTACTAGGAATTTCTCCAAAG GTAGGGTGTTGGGGAGAGGGGCGTTGAGCTGTGTTTTTAGGGGAAGAGTTGGTTTTTTGAGAACGGCGGTAGCGATTAAGCAGTTGGACAAGGAAGATAAGGAATCTGCAAAGGCTTTTTGTAGAGAATTGATGATTGCTAGTTCTCTTCATAGTTCGAATGTTGTTCCGCTTGTTGGTTTTTGTATTGACTCTGAGGAGGGTTTGTTTTTGGTTTACAAGTATGTCTCGGGTGGAAGCTTGGAGCGACACTTGCATG GGAGGAAGAAAGGTGGGAAGGGTAGTTCAACACTTCCATGGTCTGTGAGGTACAAGGTTGCAATTGGGATTGCAGAAGCTATAGCTTATCTGCATAATGGAACTGAAAGATGTGTTGTTCATCGAGACATTAAGCCCTCTAACATTCTGCTTTCTTCAAAGAAGACTCCCAAG TTATGTGATTTCGGATTAGCTACTTGGACTTCTGCGCCTTCGGTTCCTTTCCTTTGCAAAACCGTCAAAGGAACATTTGG ATATTTGGCTCCCGAGTATTTCCAACACGGGAAAGTATCGGATAAGACTGATGTTTATGCTTTTGGAGTGGTTTTATTGGAACTCATTACTGGACGAAAACCAATTGAAATGAAAAGATCTCCAGGAGAAGAGAATCTAGTCTTATGG GCTAAACCTTATCTGCAAAAGGGGAAAGGAGCAATTGAAGAGTTGCTTGATCCTCAGCTCAAGTGCAATTTGAGATACTCAAATCAAATCGGTAGAATGATTGACGCAGCAGCTGTTTGTGTCACATCTGAAGAATCTAGGAGACCTGGCATTCGTGAGATTATTGCAATACTGAAAGGTGAAGAAGAACCTGTTTTCTCTAAAAGAAGAAAGTCGAGTTTTCTTGGAAACGGATGCGTGATGGATTGTTATTCTCAGTTACAACAATCAAACAGCGAGATCAAAAGTCACTTGGCTTTGGCAATGCTAGGAGTTTCAGAGTTTGAGGATGATGATTATCTCTATGTATGTTAA